One window from the genome of Nicotiana tomentosiformis chromosome 5, ASM39032v3, whole genome shotgun sequence encodes:
- the LOC138892668 gene encoding serine/threonine-protein phosphatase 7 long form homolog: MWEFIRDHPLHPRIDRRLQDTGFYRIIEIGWLQFDWALITAMIKRWRPETHTFHLPIGESTITLEEVEVLFGMPVDGLPVSYPHALRDYRGLHYLHMLQRLTGFQPAEKTALSGASRLQLTPVRQHLEAMDAEITDDSPPEVIDRHAILLLLLMFGEVMFPNTSGNLVSLRFLHHLERLDDLLGYSWGVAVLGYMYRQMCRACMGTQRDIAEFYRCCR, translated from the coding sequence atgtgggagttcattagggaccacccacTCCATCCTCGTATAGATAGACGCCTTCAGGATACGGGTTTCTATAGGATCATAGAGATCGGCTGGTTGCAGTTCGACTGGGCGTTGATCACGGCTATGATAAAGAGGTGGCGACCGGAGACACACACGTTTCATCTACCCATCGGCGAGTCTACCATCACGCTTGAGGAAGTGGAGGTTCTTTTTGGGATGCCGGTTGATGGATTACCTGTATCTTACCCGCATGCTCTCAGAGACTATAGGGGATTGCATTACCTGCATATGTTGCAGCGGCTCACCGGATTCCAGCCAGCGGAGAAGACTGCATTGAGTGGGGCCAGTCGTTTGCAGCTGACGCCCGTCCGGCAGCATCTGGAGGCGATGGATGCGGAGATTACGGATGATTCACCGCCGGAGGTTATCGACCGGCACGCGATATTGTTGTTGCTGCTGATGTTTGGTGAGGTaatgttcccgaacacttcgggaaacctagtcagcttgagatttctacatcatcttgagcggctagatgatttacttGGATATAGCTGGGGTGTTGCTGTTCTAGGTTACATGTATAGGCAGATGTGTCGGGCGTGCATGGGCACCCAGAGAGACATTGCCGAATTTTACCGCTGCTgtaggtga
- the LOC117280016 gene encoding uncharacterized protein has translation MVQDCLDYPRRCKAFQFQANFIHQPLEVLQSTVVSWPFDAWGLDVVGPLPKFFGGHLYILVAIDYFSKWAEGERCCPQGNNGKSFDNKLMNKICDLFGFKQCNSSLYNATTNGLAEAFNKTLCNLLKRVVSKSKRDWNGVIQEGITDKDNTRLQLAELEALDEKRLEAQQSLGCYQARLSRTFNKRVRPISFQVGDQVLAIRRSIISSHKSGGKFTSKWDRPYVMQEAYSDGAYKLIDVEGLRNGPINGKFLKKYYP, from the exons ATGGTACAAGATTGCTTGGATTACCCTCGAAGATGTAAGGCTTTCCAGTTCCAAGCAAATTTTATTCATCAGCCTCTTGAAGTGTTGCAGTCGACTGTTGTATCCTGGCCatttgacgcttggggattggatgttgttggaccactaccAAAATTCTTTGGTGGACACTTATACATCTTGGTTGCAAttgactacttctcaaaatgggctgaaggAGAACGTTGTTGCCCTcaaggaa ATAATGGCAAGTCATTCGACAACaagttgatgaacaagatttgtgatctctttggcttcaagcaatGCAATTCTTCTTTGTATAATGCCACCACCAATGGCCTAGCTGAGGCATTCAATaagactctatgcaacttgttaaaaagggtcgtctccaaatccaaacgagatTGGAATGGCG ttattcaagaagggatcactgatAAAGACAATACTCGACTTCaattagcagagttggaggctcttgatgagaagaggttggaagctcaacaaagtcttggatgttatcaagctcgattgtctcgcaccttcaataaaagagttcgcccgatatcctttcaagtaggagatcaagtccttgccaTACGAAGATCCATTATCTCTTCCCATAAATCTGgagggaagttcacttcaaaatgggatagGCCATATGTTATGCAAGAAGCTTACTCGGATGGTGCTTACAAGCTTATTGATGTAGAAGGCTTAAGAAACGGTCCTATCAATGGAAAATTCTTAAAGAAGTACTATCCCTGA